One region of Chryseobacterium sp. SORGH_AS_0447 genomic DNA includes:
- a CDS encoding beta-ketoacyl-ACP synthase III, whose protein sequence is MNDVFITKAFTYLPNEPVSNDEMETYLGYINDAPSKAKSLILRNNKIKTRYYALDKEGNPTHTNAQIAANAVKGLFDDKFTKDDIELLSAGTSSPDQIQPSHASMVHGELDVNKSLAINTASGLCNSGMNALNYGFLSVKAGVHKNAVCVGSERMSAWMTADKFNHEAENLILLEERPIIAFKREFLRWMLSDGAGAFLLEGQPREDEVSLKIEFIDFYSYAHQIEACMYAGTEKQEDGSLKSWADYPSDEWLKQSIFALKQDTKILDKYILVKGAESLRTSFDKHNLDPDTVDHVLAHVSSGYFKEGLKEEFAKVGLDFPWEKWFYNLSEVGNIGAGSIFIALEQLMNSGRLKKGEKVLLCVPESGRFSYSCALLTVC, encoded by the coding sequence ATGAACGACGTATTTATAACAAAAGCATTTACATACCTACCCAATGAACCGGTTTCTAATGATGAAATGGAAACGTATCTCGGTTATATAAACGACGCTCCGTCCAAAGCCAAATCTCTTATTCTGAGAAATAACAAAATCAAGACAAGATATTACGCACTGGACAAAGAAGGAAATCCTACCCACACCAATGCCCAGATTGCTGCGAATGCGGTAAAAGGTCTTTTTGATGACAAATTCACGAAGGATGACATTGAGCTTCTTTCTGCAGGAACTTCTTCTCCGGACCAGATCCAGCCTTCCCACGCCTCTATGGTTCACGGGGAGCTTGACGTTAATAAATCTTTAGCCATCAACACGGCTTCAGGACTTTGCAACTCCGGGATGAATGCCCTGAATTACGGTTTTCTTTCCGTAAAAGCAGGTGTTCATAAAAATGCGGTATGTGTAGGTTCTGAGAGAATGTCTGCATGGATGACTGCGGATAAATTCAATCACGAAGCGGAAAATCTGATCTTGTTGGAAGAAAGGCCGATCATCGCCTTCAAAAGAGAATTTTTGAGATGGATGCTTTCCGACGGTGCCGGAGCTTTCCTTCTGGAAGGACAACCGAGAGAGGATGAGGTTTCGTTGAAAATAGAATTTATTGATTTCTATTCGTATGCCCACCAAATTGAAGCCTGTATGTATGCCGGGACCGAAAAGCAGGAAGACGGAAGCCTGAAATCATGGGCCGATTATCCGTCTGATGAATGGCTGAAGCAGTCTATATTCGCATTAAAGCAGGATACCAAAATTTTAGATAAATATATTCTGGTAAAAGGAGCGGAAAGTTTAAGAACTTCTTTCGATAAGCACAACTTGGACCCGGATACTGTTGACCACGTATTGGCCCACGTATCTTCAGGCTACTTCAAAGAAGGCTTAAAAGAAGAATTTGCGAAAGTAGGATTGGATTTCCCTTGGGAAAAATGGTTTTACAATCTTTCCGAAGTCGGTAACATTGGCGCCGGATCGATCTTCATCGCTCTGGAACAGCTCATGAACTCCGGAAGACTGAAAAAAGGCGAAAAAGTATTGCTTTGTGTACCTGAAAGCGGAAGGTTCTCTTATTCTTGTGCTTTATTAACGGTTTGCTAA
- a CDS encoding BtrH N-terminal domain-containing protein: MKLNFEHHQTAHCENGVASNLLLNKGLKLSEPMIFGIGSGLFFVYLPFLKVNFAPGFSYRPMPGAIFSKAAKRLGIKIKRLKFSNPEEAQKALEKNLENNIPTGLQVGVFNLTYFPEEYKFHFNAHNLVVYGKEDGKFLISDPVMDYTTTLTEAELEKVRYAKGALPPKGHMYYPTYIPEHVNLEEAIKKGINDTCKNMLAPVPIIGVKAMRWVAKNIPKWAAKKGTKTTNHYLGQLIRMQEEIGTGGGGFRFIYGAFLQEAAVILKNEKLNELSKEITTIGDLWRDFAVDIARVYKNRNSKSDIYNQLSKTMLHIADLEEAFYKKLKKAI; this comes from the coding sequence ATGAAACTTAATTTTGAACACCATCAGACTGCGCATTGCGAGAACGGTGTTGCCTCCAATTTATTATTAAACAAAGGGTTGAAACTCAGCGAACCGATGATCTTCGGAATCGGATCCGGATTATTCTTTGTATACCTCCCTTTTTTAAAAGTAAATTTTGCACCCGGGTTCAGCTATCGCCCAATGCCCGGCGCTATTTTCAGCAAAGCCGCAAAAAGACTGGGAATTAAAATTAAAAGGCTGAAATTTTCCAATCCGGAGGAAGCCCAAAAAGCTCTGGAAAAAAATCTGGAAAACAATATCCCGACAGGACTTCAGGTAGGTGTTTTCAACCTGACGTATTTTCCTGAAGAATATAAATTCCATTTCAATGCCCACAACCTGGTAGTATACGGTAAAGAGGATGGGAAATTCCTGATCAGCGATCCGGTAATGGATTATACAACAACCCTCACCGAAGCCGAGCTGGAGAAAGTAAGATATGCCAAAGGCGCACTTCCTCCGAAAGGCCATATGTACTACCCTACTTATATTCCTGAACACGTCAACCTGGAAGAAGCTATTAAGAAAGGCATTAACGATACCTGCAAAAATATGCTGGCTCCTGTTCCGATCATCGGAGTAAAAGCCATGAGATGGGTTGCTAAAAACATCCCGAAATGGGCGGCAAAAAAAGGAACGAAAACCACCAATCATTACTTGGGGCAATTGATCCGGATGCAGGAAGAAATCGGTACCGGCGGCGGCGGATTCCGTTTTATTTACGGGGCATTCCTGCAGGAAGCAGCCGTCATCCTCAAAAATGAAAAATTAAACGAATTATCCAAAGAAATTACTACAATTGGTGACCTTTGGAGAGATTTTGCCGTAGATATTGCAAGAGTGTACAAAAACAGGAATTCCAAAAGCGATATCTACAACCAACTTTCAAAAACGATGCTTCATATTGCCGACCTGGAAGAAGCTTTTTACAAAAAACTGAAAAAAGCAATATAA
- a CDS encoding ABC transporter ATP-binding protein, producing MEHFIAIKNLYKKYKNAEDFSVNDISLVIDKNEIYGILGPNGAGKTTLISMLSGLIKPTSGQFTIDGLSHQKNGFKLRQIMGIVPQEYALYPTLTARENLMFFGSLYGLSHKKLKAAIEESLEIMGLSKFADKKVEQFSGGMKRRCNLIAGTLHNPKVLFLDEPTVGVDVQSKKAIIDYLLDLNKKGTCIIYTSHHLSEAEEFCTKIAIIDHGKIHAVGTPEELIGKVSHAENLEDVFISLTGKELRDVVV from the coding sequence GTGGAGCATTTCATAGCCATAAAAAACCTGTACAAGAAATACAAGAATGCAGAAGACTTTTCTGTAAACGATATTTCTCTGGTGATCGATAAGAACGAAATCTACGGAATCCTGGGACCCAACGGAGCCGGGAAAACGACATTGATTTCCATGCTTTCGGGATTGATCAAACCCACTTCGGGGCAGTTTACAATCGACGGACTTTCTCATCAGAAGAATGGTTTCAAATTGAGACAGATCATGGGAATCGTTCCGCAGGAATATGCTTTATACCCTACTTTAACGGCAAGGGAAAATCTGATGTTCTTCGGGAGCCTGTACGGTTTAAGCCATAAAAAATTAAAGGCTGCCATTGAAGAATCTCTGGAAATCATGGGCCTTTCTAAATTTGCCGATAAAAAAGTAGAGCAGTTCTCCGGAGGAATGAAGCGGAGATGCAACCTGATTGCCGGTACGCTTCACAACCCAAAAGTTCTCTTTCTTGATGAACCGACCGTGGGTGTTGATGTTCAGTCCAAAAAAGCGATCATCGATTACCTGCTGGATTTAAATAAAAAAGGGACCTGTATCATCTACACTTCCCATCACCTTTCCGAAGCTGAAGAATTCTGTACCAAAATCGCAATTATCGATCACGGAAAGATCCACGCTGTAGGAACCCCTGAGGAATTAATCGGTAAAGTTTCCCATGCGGAAAATTTAGAGGATGTTTTCATTTCATTAACCGGAAAAGAATTACGCGATGTTGTTGTATAA
- a CDS encoding ABC transporter permease, which translates to MEIKEENIINIHNFLPHREPMLMTDYILELTKEKVITSFEIKEGNIFVDKGVFVEAGLIENSAQTCSSILGQSFFENPETDTNVIGFITNIKKIEIFSLPKVGNTIISKASLISQFENICHIFCETFLEDELLIRSEINLFIQEVKP; encoded by the coding sequence ATGGAAATCAAGGAAGAAAACATCATCAACATCCACAATTTTCTGCCTCATCGCGAACCTATGCTGATGACGGATTATATCCTGGAACTTACCAAAGAAAAAGTGATCACTTCCTTTGAAATAAAAGAAGGCAACATCTTTGTCGATAAAGGGGTGTTTGTAGAAGCCGGACTGATTGAAAACTCAGCGCAGACCTGCTCCTCTATTTTAGGGCAAAGCTTCTTCGAGAATCCTGAAACCGATACCAACGTAATTGGCTTTATCACCAACATCAAAAAGATAGAAATCTTTTCCCTGCCGAAAGTGGGAAATACCATTATTTCCAAGGCTTCGCTGATTTCGCAGTTTGAGAACATCTGCCATATTTTCTGCGAAACCTTTCTGGAGGATGAACTGCTGATCCGTTCGGAAATCAACCTCTTTATTCAGGAAGTAAAACCATAA
- a CDS encoding beta-carotene 15,15'-monooxygenase translates to MAQITDFDKPDFVPEKKTSSIINHSLAMYKGVALYGIIAMLIYITGSYIIQRLIGFDSVEMVDEMKNNGTDYYSFNYFAIPGFSLYLSLSGLFGLLASPLYVGLLYIVDKYRRREQAQFSDLFIGYRQNFINIVIFTLISGIISGLAMFFCIVPFFFVYPFLMLGYPVLLFENASAGEALQKSVNLAKENYGTLLATGFVGMLLSWIGIILCGIGIVATAPFFAVVMYSAYCACTGRPVKTVQR, encoded by the coding sequence ATGGCTCAGATTACAGATTTCGACAAACCGGACTTTGTTCCCGAAAAGAAAACCTCTTCTATTATCAATCATTCTCTTGCGATGTATAAGGGAGTTGCTTTATACGGCATTATTGCCATGCTAATTTATATTACAGGCTCCTACATCATTCAGCGACTGATCGGTTTTGATTCCGTAGAGATGGTGGACGAAATGAAAAATAACGGTACTGATTATTACAGCTTCAATTATTTTGCAATTCCGGGTTTTTCCCTGTATCTGTCTTTATCCGGACTGTTTGGATTGCTGGCCTCTCCTTTATACGTAGGCCTACTTTATATCGTTGACAAATACCGGAGAAGAGAGCAGGCTCAGTTTTCCGATCTCTTTATCGGGTACCGGCAAAATTTCATCAATATTGTGATCTTCACCCTGATTTCCGGGATCATCTCCGGGCTGGCTATGTTTTTCTGCATTGTCCCGTTCTTCTTTGTCTATCCTTTTCTGATGCTCGGTTATCCGGTGCTCCTTTTCGAAAATGCATCGGCCGGAGAAGCCCTTCAAAAATCCGTAAACCTGGCAAAGGAAAATTACGGAACATTGCTGGCCACAGGATTTGTAGGAATGCTCCTTTCGTGGATCGGAATCATCCTCTGCGGAATCGGAATTGTTGCAACGGCACCGTTTTTTGCAGTCGTTATGTATTCCGCATATTGTGCCTGCACCGGCAGGCCTGTAAAGACCGTACAGCGATAA